One window of the Thermasporomyces composti genome contains the following:
- a CDS encoding ATP-binding protein: protein MTVAQVESSAAATVLELPFEVGSARTARRRLEADLREAGTSDDDAHDALLVLSELVGNALRHARPLPAGTLRVAWTRERDGLEISVTDGGGPTHPRMLDLPPSALGGRGLAIVDELSSAWGVRRDGESTTVYAILPLRSSE, encoded by the coding sequence GTGACGGTGGCCCAGGTCGAGAGCTCGGCGGCCGCGACTGTCTTGGAGCTGCCCTTCGAGGTGGGCAGTGCGCGGACGGCGCGGCGTCGGCTCGAAGCCGACCTACGTGAAGCGGGCACATCTGACGACGATGCCCACGACGCCTTGCTGGTGTTGAGCGAGCTCGTGGGCAACGCGCTCCGCCACGCACGTCCTCTGCCGGCGGGAACCCTCCGGGTGGCGTGGACTCGAGAGCGGGACGGTCTGGAGATCTCCGTGACCGATGGCGGTGGGCCCACCCATCCGCGCATGCTCGACCTGCCTCCGTCCGCCCTCGGTGGGCGTGGTCTCGCCATCGTCGACGAGCTGTCGAGCGCGTGGGGCGTGCGCCGTGACGGCGAGTCCACCACCGTCTACGCGATCCTTCCGCTTCGCTCGTCGGAGTGA
- a CDS encoding siderophore-interacting protein has product MAFFRTHVRAVQRLNPHLARITLAGEDLTGFVSDGPDQRIKIFLPREGQPDPVPLARPPADWYSIYRAMPLEVRPYIRTYTIRRHRPEVGEVDIDFVLHGDEGPGSRWAMRAKPGDPLLFFGPWADYEPTFGTDWQLIAGDETALPAIGAILESLPAGTRALVFVEVPDESARQWIETRGDVTLTWLYRDHAVPGAQPLLDAVRAATFPAGRPYVWLGGESSMVRSLRRHLVNERGVARHDLYFAGYWRRGRTEDDAYAEYDARTARRS; this is encoded by the coding sequence ATGGCGTTCTTTCGGACCCACGTCCGCGCGGTCCAGCGACTCAACCCCCACCTGGCTCGCATCACCCTGGCCGGCGAGGACCTCACCGGCTTCGTGAGCGACGGGCCCGACCAGCGGATCAAGATCTTCCTCCCGCGCGAGGGCCAGCCCGACCCGGTTCCGCTCGCGCGGCCGCCGGCCGACTGGTACTCCATCTACCGCGCGATGCCGCTGGAGGTTCGCCCGTACATCCGCACCTACACGATCCGGCGGCACCGTCCGGAGGTCGGCGAGGTCGACATCGACTTCGTGCTGCACGGTGACGAAGGTCCGGGCAGTCGCTGGGCGATGCGTGCCAAGCCCGGCGACCCGCTGCTCTTCTTCGGCCCGTGGGCCGACTACGAGCCGACCTTCGGCACGGACTGGCAGCTCATCGCCGGGGACGAGACCGCTCTGCCGGCGATCGGCGCGATCCTCGAGTCGCTGCCGGCCGGAACCCGGGCGCTGGTGTTCGTCGAGGTGCCGGACGAGAGCGCCCGCCAGTGGATCGAGACGCGCGGCGACGTGACGCTCACGTGGCTCTACCGTGACCACGCAGTGCCGGGCGCACAGCCGCTCCTCGACGCTGTCCGGGCCGCGACCTTCCCCGCCGGCCGTCCCTACGTGTGGCTTGGCGGTGAGTCGTCGATGGTGCGCTCACTGCGTCGGCACCTCGTCAACGAGCGCGGCGTCGCCCGCCACGACCTGTACTTCGCGGGGTACTGGCGTCGTGGGCGTACCGAGGACGACGCGTACGCCGAGTACGACGCTCGGACGGCCCGACGTTCCTGA
- the mycP gene encoding type VII secretion-associated serine protease mycosin has translation MADSGLARPVAASHRPAERPALTVAADAAAGATHDRSLVTASFDDPAPDGTTTPDEPASRPDPSPSDSYNRPALTPTNPALLTGFCRNQRAQPTFRRTPWQQTRLQLHRAHAFATGRGVTVAVVDTGVDVENPQLAGKLDPDMTPASFVSLEDDAVPPTRDCDGHGTVVAGIIAGREFPDLRFLGVAPHARILPVRVSSGSESGSADQLAAGIYWAVDQGADIINVSVVTMSPRGTLRDAVRYALRKGVVVVTAAGNTGGQAGNAPTWPAAFAAEEGFEGLIVVGAVDQAGQATDFTTTSVPITVVAPGDGVVSTAPRLGHLTNQQGTSFAAPFVSGVAALLLERFGTELSPIEVKRRLQLTADHPGLDLPDPRYGWGVVNPTEALTAILPEGATLPTPRQEPGIAPIAAPPAPDPLPRVVALSVAGGAVGFVAVVLGGVAIYRRGRERRWRPGAVPPEPTA, from the coding sequence GTGGCCGACTCCGGCCTCGCCCGTCCCGTCGCGGCGAGCCACCGTCCTGCTGAACGCCCAGCCCTCACCGTCGCCGCGGACGCCGCCGCAGGTGCGACGCACGACCGGTCGCTCGTCACGGCATCCTTCGACGACCCCGCCCCCGACGGGACCACGACGCCCGACGAGCCCGCCAGCCGCCCGGATCCCAGCCCTTCCGACTCCTACAACCGTCCCGCGCTGACCCCCACCAACCCCGCGCTGCTCACCGGGTTCTGCCGTAACCAACGGGCCCAACCCACTTTCCGGCGAACCCCCTGGCAGCAGACCCGTCTCCAGCTCCACCGCGCCCACGCCTTCGCCACCGGCCGCGGGGTCACCGTCGCGGTCGTCGACACCGGGGTCGACGTGGAGAACCCACAGCTCGCTGGCAAGCTCGACCCCGACATGACGCCCGCGAGCTTCGTCTCGCTGGAAGACGACGCCGTCCCGCCGACGAGAGACTGCGACGGCCACGGCACCGTCGTGGCGGGCATCATCGCCGGCCGCGAGTTCCCCGACCTCCGGTTCCTCGGTGTGGCGCCGCACGCGCGGATCCTGCCCGTCCGTGTCTCGTCGGGAAGCGAGTCGGGCTCGGCGGACCAGCTCGCGGCGGGCATCTACTGGGCGGTCGACCAAGGCGCCGACATCATCAACGTCTCCGTCGTCACCATGAGCCCACGCGGAACCCTCCGCGATGCCGTGCGCTACGCGCTTCGCAAGGGCGTCGTGGTGGTGACGGCGGCCGGCAACACCGGCGGCCAGGCCGGCAACGCGCCGACCTGGCCCGCGGCGTTCGCCGCTGAGGAGGGCTTCGAGGGCCTCATCGTCGTCGGAGCTGTCGACCAGGCTGGCCAGGCCACCGACTTCACGACCACGTCGGTCCCCATCACGGTGGTCGCGCCCGGGGACGGGGTGGTGAGCACCGCTCCGCGACTGGGCCACCTGACGAACCAGCAGGGCACGAGCTTCGCAGCGCCGTTCGTCTCCGGCGTCGCGGCACTCCTGCTGGAACGGTTCGGCACGGAGCTCAGCCCGATCGAGGTGAAGCGTCGGCTGCAGCTGACCGCCGACCATCCAGGCCTCGACCTCCCCGACCCCCGGTACGGCTGGGGTGTCGTCAATCCGACGGAGGCGTTGACGGCCATCCTGCCGGAAGGGGCCACGCTGCCCACCCCTCGCCAGGAGCCCGGCATCGCGCCGATCGCGGCGCCGCCCGCACCTGACCCGCTGCCTCGCGTCGTCGCGCTCAGCGTCGCCGGTGGTGCTGTGGGGTTCGTCGCCGTGGTGCTCGGCGGGGTGGCCATCTACCGGCGGGGACGGGAACGGCGCTGGCGCCCTGGCGCCGTCCCGCCCGAGCCCACCGCCTAG
- a CDS encoding thiol-disulfide oxidoreductase DCC family protein — MAPAQSPEQGRRPVLLYDGDCGFCTWSAELLDRWVGTSATLIPWQLADHAALGTTPSRAEREVLWVGTDGRVEGGVAAVARVLRTGRRGWRPLGVLLSLPPVRWLGSGLYWLIARNRHRLPGGTPACALPVERRPGGDRGEGR; from the coding sequence ATGGCACCCGCGCAGTCTCCTGAGCAGGGGCGACGGCCAGTCCTCCTCTACGACGGTGACTGCGGTTTCTGCACCTGGTCCGCGGAGCTGCTCGACCGGTGGGTGGGGACGTCCGCGACGCTGATTCCCTGGCAGCTGGCTGATCACGCCGCCTTGGGAACGACGCCGAGCCGCGCTGAGCGCGAGGTGCTCTGGGTCGGAACGGATGGTCGAGTCGAGGGCGGCGTGGCGGCGGTCGCGCGGGTGCTGCGGACGGGTCGTCGTGGTTGGCGCCCGCTGGGCGTGCTGCTGTCCCTCCCACCGGTTCGATGGCTGGGCTCCGGGCTCTATTGGCTCATCGCCCGCAACCGACACCGGCTGCCTGGAGGTACGCCGGCGTGTGCGCTACCGGTGGAGAGGCGCCCCGGTGGCGACCGCGGAGAAGGTCGCTGA
- a CDS encoding SDR family oxidoreductase — MRIVIIGGTGLIGRHVVENLCARGHEAVPASPNTGVNTISGEGLDAALTGAHVVVDVTNSPSFDDAAVLEFFETSGRNLLEAEERADVGHHVALTVVGADRVPDSGYMRAKLVQEELIRRASRPYTIVRSTQFFEFMRATADAATEGDTVRVPTAKLQPIAARDVATAVTDVAVSHPVNGVIEIAGPEKIPFAELIRRVLAIADDPREVVDDEHARYFGTELADTSLTPGPNARLGTTTFAEWLALHRR, encoded by the coding sequence ATGAGAATCGTCATCATTGGTGGGACTGGGCTCATCGGCCGGCACGTCGTCGAGAACCTGTGCGCGCGAGGTCACGAGGCCGTGCCCGCCTCACCGAACACCGGGGTCAACACCATCTCCGGTGAAGGCCTGGATGCAGCGCTCACGGGTGCGCACGTCGTCGTTGACGTGACCAATTCGCCGTCTTTCGACGACGCCGCGGTGCTCGAGTTCTTCGAGACTTCCGGCCGAAACCTGCTCGAGGCCGAGGAGCGGGCAGACGTCGGGCACCACGTCGCGCTCACCGTCGTCGGCGCCGACCGGGTACCCGACAGCGGATACATGCGCGCCAAGCTCGTACAGGAGGAGCTGATCCGCAGGGCCTCCCGGCCGTACACGATCGTTCGCTCCACCCAGTTCTTCGAGTTCATGCGCGCCACCGCCGACGCGGCCACCGAGGGCGACACCGTGCGCGTTCCGACGGCCAAGCTCCAGCCGATCGCGGCCAGGGACGTCGCCACCGCGGTGACCGACGTCGCCGTCTCGCATCCAGTGAACGGAGTCATCGAGATCGCCGGGCCGGAGAAGATCCCGTTCGCCGAGCTGATCCGCCGCGTCCTCGCCATCGCCGACGACCCGCGCGAGGTCGTCGACGACGAGCATGCCCGCTACTTCGGAACCGAGCTGGCCGACACCTCGCTGACGCCCGGCCCGAACGCGCGCCTGGGCACGACGACCTTCGCGGAATGGCTCGCCCTCCACCGGAGATAG
- a CDS encoding PIG-L deacetylase family protein → MTDQPLAPMPDDWQRCLAIVAHPDDLEYGAAAAIASWTAAGKDVAYLLVTRGEAGIDGIPPEQAAPVREREQRASAAVVGVDSVEFLDYRDGVIEESLQLRRDLAAAIRRHRPELVLTLNYHDTWEPGGWNTPDHRAVGRATLDAVGDAGNRWIFPELADRGLEPWNGVRWVAVAASPRATHAVDVTDTLERGIASLAEHRAYIAGLTDQDPHEYARDLLLGFARAVAPRFSGRLAVSFELVSR, encoded by the coding sequence ATGACCGACCAGCCGCTCGCACCCATGCCGGACGACTGGCAGCGCTGCTTGGCCATCGTCGCCCACCCCGATGACCTGGAGTACGGCGCGGCGGCGGCGATCGCGTCCTGGACGGCGGCCGGCAAGGACGTCGCCTACCTGCTCGTCACCCGAGGCGAGGCCGGCATCGACGGGATACCACCCGAGCAGGCCGCTCCTGTGCGCGAGCGAGAGCAGCGGGCCAGCGCGGCCGTCGTCGGCGTGGACTCGGTCGAGTTCCTCGACTATCGGGACGGCGTGATCGAGGAATCGCTCCAGCTCCGCCGGGACCTGGCCGCCGCCATCCGCCGGCATCGCCCGGAGCTCGTCCTCACCCTCAACTACCACGACACCTGGGAGCCCGGCGGGTGGAACACCCCCGACCACCGGGCGGTAGGTCGCGCCACGCTCGACGCCGTGGGCGACGCGGGCAACCGATGGATCTTCCCTGAGCTCGCCGACCGTGGCCTCGAGCCGTGGAATGGTGTTCGCTGGGTCGCGGTGGCCGCCTCACCGCGAGCGACCCACGCGGTGGACGTGACCGACACACTCGAGCGCGGCATCGCCTCGCTCGCCGAGCACCGCGCCTACATCGCCGGGCTCACCGACCAGGACCCACACGAGTACGCCCGCGACCTGCTCCTCGGTTTCGCGCGAGCGGTCGCGCCCCGGTTCTCCGGTCGGCTCGCGGTGTCCTTCGAGCTCGTCAGCCGCTAG
- a CDS encoding peptidyl-tRNA hydrolase yields the protein MWSFEAAAVEHWRARWTSSDWARRTERDDAEPWAMPLVVRVEKTTPPDHWRALDAAALSVVRLLSHPHTAPGRPWHTPLARWMDGRIRKVVRRARGVRWRDVEALPGVTVEVNGAQVRALLPHPVRQAPLEVAKLQVAGLDLAADPERQPGPFPPSTSGPVLTILLAPDLRLSTGKACAQVGHAAQLALLHLDQALSWAAADFPVRIVESTPDQWAWVTRHVAAVVVRDAGYTEVTPGTQTCAATFAAPPHV from the coding sequence GTGTGGTCTTTCGAGGCGGCCGCCGTCGAGCACTGGCGCGCACGGTGGACGTCGTCGGACTGGGCGCGCCGGACGGAGCGGGACGACGCCGAGCCGTGGGCGATGCCGCTCGTCGTCCGGGTCGAGAAGACCACGCCGCCGGACCACTGGCGTGCCCTCGACGCCGCCGCGCTCAGCGTCGTCCGGCTGCTCTCGCACCCCCACACCGCACCAGGTCGGCCCTGGCACACCCCGCTTGCCCGCTGGATGGATGGTCGCATCCGCAAGGTCGTCCGCCGGGCGCGGGGAGTGCGGTGGCGGGACGTCGAGGCCCTGCCGGGCGTCACCGTCGAGGTGAACGGAGCGCAGGTGCGGGCTCTGCTGCCGCACCCAGTCCGGCAGGCGCCGTTGGAGGTCGCGAAGCTCCAGGTCGCGGGTCTGGACCTGGCGGCCGATCCGGAGCGCCAGCCCGGTCCGTTCCCGCCTTCCACGTCGGGCCCGGTCCTCACGATCCTCCTCGCACCGGACCTTCGCCTCTCGACCGGCAAGGCGTGCGCGCAGGTCGGTCACGCGGCACAGCTCGCGCTGCTGCACCTCGACCAGGCGCTCTCCTGGGCCGCAGCCGACTTCCCGGTTCGCATCGTCGAGTCCACACCCGACCAGTGGGCGTGGGTGACGCGTCACGTGGCCGCCGTCGTCGTGCGGGACGCCGGCTACACCGAAGTGACTCCCGGGACCCAGACCTGCGCCGCCACGTTCGCCGCTCCGCCACACGTGTGA
- the eccCa gene encoding type VII secretion protein EccCa, which yields MSTVLYRRPGRKPPPAMPKGEILFEAPPELPEVTPGSAMQRLFGLLPMLGGAAVMAFIMSSGGGQGIRMIMSATMAVSMLGMYLSQLSGGGRGGERKHQVDASRRDYLRYLKQVRKRVQTAASRQREALEWRYPDPDSLWVLPLSRRLWERRPVDNDFGHVRLARGSQRFVLKLIAPETKPVEDLEPVAAGALRRFIQTHRTVRDVPIAVNLRAFAHVRLDGDPEAIRSLMRAMLAHLAAFHAPHELMVAMCLAPDRRAEWDWVKWLPHALHPTHTDGAGHVRLVGSSLSDLERLLADQLGNRPFFAPNAKPLTDQPHVVVIVDGGHVSHDSKLLNAPPQGVTLVDLTGNAVRRPGDGVMRLRVTSDEVFHISVDRDGSERETLLGRPDKLTVLQSEAFARQLAPLRSTTRAGGGAAATEAEEVEEKPQYELELMSLLGIPDAYNLDPEVIWKPRPRHERLRIPFGLTPDGQPVELDIKESAQGGMGPHGLVIGATGSGKSEVLRTLVLGMAVTHSPDVLNFVLVDFKGGATFLGLDSLPHVSAVITNLEEELILVDRMQDALAGEMNRRQELLRHAGNYGSLRDYEEDRAKGKPLDPLPSLWIVVDEFSELLSAKPEFIELFVMIGRLGRSLGVHLLLASQRLEAGRLRGLDTHLSYRIGLRTFSAAESRAVLGVPDAYELPREPGGGYLKVGTEDLVRFKACYVGGIYQPPSVRAAQKKRPAKPGEKRWVPQITAYTTDYVEPTIVEVPPEPEPQAPVQAQPDGREPKVLVDLVVEQLQRLGRAAHQVWLPPLNEPPTIDQLLPGPLEVTEEHGLTVAWEGRGRLQAPVALVDKPYHQRRDPLWLDLSGAGGHVAIVGGPQSGKSTALRTLITALALTHRPDEVQFYCLDFGGGTLPGLLGLPHVGGVATRLDADAIRRTVGEMTTLLEQRERAFTEAGIDSIATYRRLRREGRIPPDRFAPDVFLVVDGWGTVRSDYEAIENQITQLAARGLGFGIHVVATANKWSEFRMAIKDLIQTRLELKLGDPYDSEIDRRVAANVPANRPGRGLSPDKLHFLTALPRIDGVTSADDLADGVKAMCEAVSKAWRGEPAPPVRLLPEHLPFHTLPTPGSDPLPGVPIGIDEDELAPVYLNFDEEPHFVVFGATECGKSNLLEIIAKGIVARKDPKEARIIIVDYQRSLLDAVKGDHLIGFAPSSDAATSLLRDTAAALRKRLPGPDVTPEQLRNRSWWQGAELYLIVDDYELVATSSGNPLAPIADLVSQARDIGLHVIIARGFGGAGRAMYDPVIQRIRDMGNPGLIMSGNKDEGQLWGGVRGKPLPPGRGTLVSRRLGTKLIQTAEIIRDGSV from the coding sequence GTGAGCACGGTGCTCTACCGCCGACCAGGCCGCAAGCCGCCACCGGCGATGCCCAAGGGGGAGATCCTCTTCGAGGCGCCGCCGGAGCTGCCCGAGGTCACCCCGGGCAGTGCCATGCAGCGCTTGTTCGGTCTCCTTCCGATGCTGGGTGGCGCCGCCGTCATGGCGTTCATCATGTCGAGCGGAGGCGGCCAGGGCATCCGCATGATCATGAGCGCCACGATGGCCGTCTCCATGCTCGGGATGTACCTGAGCCAGCTGAGCGGTGGCGGCAGGGGCGGTGAGCGCAAGCACCAGGTCGACGCGAGTCGTCGGGACTACCTGCGCTACCTCAAGCAGGTCCGCAAGCGAGTGCAGACCGCGGCGAGCCGCCAGCGCGAGGCCCTTGAGTGGCGCTACCCCGATCCCGACTCCCTGTGGGTGCTCCCCCTCAGCCGTCGCCTGTGGGAGCGGCGCCCGGTCGACAACGACTTCGGCCACGTCCGCCTGGCTCGTGGGTCGCAGCGCTTCGTCCTCAAGCTCATCGCTCCCGAGACCAAGCCGGTCGAGGACCTCGAGCCGGTCGCCGCCGGCGCGCTGCGGAGGTTCATCCAGACTCACCGCACGGTCCGGGACGTGCCCATCGCGGTGAACCTTCGGGCGTTCGCGCACGTCCGTCTCGACGGCGACCCGGAGGCTATCCGGTCCTTGATGCGGGCGATGCTCGCCCACCTTGCGGCGTTCCACGCGCCCCACGAGCTGATGGTGGCCATGTGTCTGGCGCCGGACCGGCGCGCGGAATGGGACTGGGTCAAGTGGCTCCCGCACGCGTTGCATCCCACCCACACGGACGGCGCGGGCCACGTCCGCCTCGTCGGCTCGTCGCTGTCGGACCTCGAGCGTCTGCTCGCCGACCAGCTCGGCAACCGTCCCTTCTTCGCCCCCAATGCCAAGCCACTCACCGACCAGCCGCACGTCGTCGTCATCGTGGACGGCGGCCACGTCAGCCACGACTCCAAGCTGCTCAACGCTCCGCCCCAGGGTGTCACCCTGGTCGACCTCACCGGCAACGCCGTGCGCCGGCCCGGTGACGGCGTCATGCGGTTGCGGGTCACCAGTGACGAGGTCTTCCACATCAGCGTCGACCGGGATGGTTCGGAGCGGGAGACGCTGCTCGGTCGGCCGGACAAGCTGACGGTGCTGCAGTCCGAGGCGTTCGCCCGTCAGCTCGCGCCCCTGCGGTCGACCACCCGGGCGGGTGGAGGGGCTGCGGCCACCGAGGCGGAGGAGGTCGAGGAGAAGCCCCAGTACGAACTGGAGTTGATGAGCCTCCTCGGCATCCCCGACGCCTACAACCTCGACCCAGAGGTGATCTGGAAGCCGCGGCCGCGACACGAGCGGCTGCGGATCCCGTTCGGGCTCACCCCGGACGGTCAGCCGGTCGAGCTCGACATCAAGGAGTCCGCGCAAGGAGGCATGGGCCCCCACGGCCTCGTGATCGGCGCCACCGGTTCCGGTAAGTCGGAGGTGCTGCGCACGCTCGTGCTCGGCATGGCGGTGACGCACTCGCCCGACGTCCTCAACTTCGTCCTCGTCGACTTCAAGGGTGGTGCGACGTTCCTGGGGCTGGACAGCCTCCCGCACGTCTCGGCGGTCATCACGAACCTCGAGGAGGAGCTCATCCTCGTCGACCGGATGCAGGACGCGCTCGCCGGTGAGATGAACCGGCGGCAGGAGCTGCTCCGGCACGCCGGCAACTACGGATCCCTCCGCGACTACGAGGAGGACCGGGCCAAGGGCAAGCCGCTCGACCCGCTGCCGTCGTTGTGGATCGTGGTCGACGAGTTCAGCGAGCTGCTCTCGGCCAAGCCCGAGTTCATCGAGCTGTTCGTGATGATCGGGCGGTTGGGTCGAAGCCTCGGCGTCCACCTCTTGTTGGCGTCGCAGCGTCTGGAGGCGGGGCGCCTGCGCGGCCTGGACACGCACCTGTCCTACCGCATCGGTCTGCGGACCTTCTCAGCCGCCGAGAGCCGGGCCGTCCTCGGTGTCCCCGACGCCTACGAGCTGCCGCGCGAGCCTGGTGGTGGTTACCTCAAGGTGGGCACTGAGGACCTCGTTCGCTTCAAGGCGTGCTACGTCGGTGGCATCTACCAGCCGCCGAGCGTCCGGGCCGCGCAGAAGAAGCGGCCGGCCAAGCCCGGCGAGAAGCGCTGGGTTCCCCAGATCACGGCGTACACGACGGACTACGTCGAACCCACCATCGTCGAGGTGCCACCCGAGCCCGAGCCCCAGGCGCCAGTCCAGGCTCAGCCGGACGGTCGTGAGCCCAAGGTCTTGGTCGACCTCGTCGTCGAGCAGCTCCAGCGTCTGGGACGAGCCGCCCACCAGGTCTGGCTGCCACCGCTGAACGAGCCTCCCACGATCGACCAGCTGCTACCCGGCCCGCTGGAGGTCACCGAGGAGCACGGGCTCACCGTCGCGTGGGAGGGGCGTGGTCGGCTGCAGGCGCCGGTGGCGCTCGTCGACAAGCCGTACCACCAGCGGCGTGACCCGCTGTGGCTGGACCTGTCCGGCGCGGGCGGGCACGTGGCCATCGTGGGTGGACCGCAGAGCGGTAAGAGCACCGCGCTCCGGACCCTCATCACGGCGTTGGCGCTCACGCACCGGCCGGACGAGGTGCAGTTCTACTGCCTCGACTTCGGTGGCGGTACTCTCCCCGGCCTGCTCGGCCTGCCCCACGTCGGTGGGGTCGCGACCCGGCTGGACGCGGACGCGATCCGGCGAACCGTGGGTGAGATGACGACCCTGCTGGAGCAGCGCGAGCGCGCCTTCACCGAAGCCGGCATCGACTCGATCGCGACGTACCGGCGACTGCGCCGCGAGGGCAGGATCCCGCCCGACCGGTTCGCCCCCGACGTCTTCCTCGTCGTGGACGGCTGGGGCACGGTTCGGTCCGACTACGAGGCCATCGAGAACCAGATCACCCAGCTCGCCGCGCGTGGTCTCGGCTTCGGCATTCACGTCGTGGCGACGGCGAACAAGTGGTCGGAGTTCAGGATGGCCATCAAGGACCTCATCCAGACCCGACTCGAGCTCAAGCTCGGTGACCCGTACGACTCCGAGATCGACCGGAGGGTCGCGGCCAACGTGCCGGCCAACCGGCCCGGTCGCGGTCTCTCGCCGGACAAGCTGCACTTCCTCACCGCGCTTCCGCGCATCGACGGTGTCACCAGCGCCGACGACCTCGCCGACGGTGTCAAGGCGATGTGTGAGGCGGTGTCGAAAGCCTGGCGTGGGGAGCCGGCGCCGCCGGTGCGGCTGCTCCCCGAGCACCTGCCGTTCCACACCCTGCCGACGCCGGGATCCGACCCGCTCCCCGGTGTCCCGATCGGGATCGACGAGGACGAGCTGGCGCCGGTCTACCTCAACTTCGACGAGGAGCCACACTTCGTCGTGTTCGGGGCGACCGAGTGCGGCAAGTCCAACTTGCTCGAGATCATCGCGAAGGGGATCGTCGCCCGTAAGGACCCGAAGGAAGCGCGGATCATCATCGTCGACTACCAGCGGTCGTTGCTCGACGCCGTGAAGGGGGACCACCTCATCGGGTTCGCGCCGTCCTCGGACGCCGCGACGTCGCTGCTCAGGGACACCGCGGCGGCGTTGCGCAAGCGGCTGCCCGGCCCGGACGTCACACCCGAACAGCTCCGCAACCGAAGCTGGTGGCAGGGTGCTGAGCTCTACCTCATCGTCGACGACTACGAGCTCGTCGCCACGTCGAGTGGGAACCCACTGGCGCCCATCGCCGATCTCGTGAGCCAGGCCCGCGACATCGGCTTGCACGTCATCATCGCCCGTGGGTTCGGTGGCGCCGGACGAGCGATGTACGACCCGGTGATCCAGCGGATCCGCGACATGGGCAACCCGGGCCTCATCATGTCCGGGAACAAGGACGAGGGCCAGCTCTGGGGTGGTGTCCGCGGCAAGCCGCTGCCACCGGGCCGGGGCACGCTCGTGAGTCGACGCCTCGGTACCAAGCTCATCCAGACCGCCGAGATCATCCGCGACGGCAGCGTCTGA
- the eccD gene encoding type VII secretion integral membrane protein EccD, translating to MEVNSGVELCRVTVVAPRTRMDLALPTDTPLADLLPTLLRYAGESPDDPAFLRGGWVLQRLGEEPFDPSQRLSSLGIRDGDVLHLRHRELSIPEFSFDDVADAIAVATRERRAAWEPSDARSAALAVGGLFFLLGTLTILWSGPPWLLPTIVSLVGAVGLLGGAAAMSRAFGHGRVGVLLGAAAVAYAGVGGLVALGGDGGISSFGAAQLLMAFGLMFVMSALAGLAVQHGWDGFFGAAAACLVGMLATTAVLVLEDVTASAAAAVAVAVALAVVPFLPTWCARLAQLPLPQLPTSSEDLRRQTDVLPGPTVLQQAITADRLMAALVAASTTVCVVGSLYLSGEPGWFGLSLTAVTALALFLRSRHFRGRTHRRWLVGGGALISVLVVFRLANLDNVLLVVLAVGLPCLVVAASLAVWAVSMPGRRLSPYWGRATDIFEVLVLLGVVPLTLGAVGVYRAILELFG from the coding sequence GTGGAGGTCAACAGCGGTGTCGAGTTGTGCCGCGTCACGGTCGTCGCACCGCGCACTCGGATGGATCTCGCCCTTCCCACCGACACCCCGCTGGCGGACCTACTCCCCACTCTTCTCCGGTACGCCGGCGAGAGCCCTGACGACCCCGCGTTCCTGCGCGGTGGATGGGTGCTGCAGCGCCTAGGGGAGGAGCCCTTCGACCCGTCCCAGCGGCTGTCCAGCCTCGGCATCCGGGACGGTGACGTGCTACACCTCCGTCACCGCGAGCTGTCGATCCCGGAGTTCTCGTTCGATGACGTCGCGGACGCCATCGCGGTCGCCACCCGTGAGCGACGCGCGGCCTGGGAGCCATCCGATGCGCGGAGCGCGGCGCTCGCCGTGGGAGGCCTGTTCTTCCTGCTCGGCACTCTGACGATCCTCTGGAGCGGTCCGCCCTGGCTGCTGCCGACCATCGTCTCGCTCGTCGGCGCGGTGGGCTTGCTCGGCGGTGCCGCCGCCATGTCGCGAGCGTTCGGTCACGGGCGGGTGGGCGTCCTGCTCGGCGCGGCGGCGGTCGCCTACGCCGGCGTCGGTGGCCTGGTCGCGCTCGGTGGCGACGGTGGCATCAGCTCGTTCGGTGCCGCCCAGCTGCTCATGGCCTTCGGCCTCATGTTCGTGATGTCGGCGCTCGCCGGCCTGGCCGTCCAGCACGGCTGGGACGGGTTCTTCGGCGCGGCGGCAGCGTGCCTCGTCGGGATGCTCGCCACCACAGCTGTCTTGGTGCTGGAAGACGTCACCGCGTCGGCCGCCGCGGCGGTCGCCGTCGCCGTGGCGCTCGCGGTCGTCCCGTTCCTGCCCACGTGGTGCGCCCGCCTGGCGCAGCTCCCCCTCCCCCAGCTGCCCACCAGCTCCGAAGACCTCCGCCGACAGACCGACGTGCTGCCCGGCCCGACCGTGCTCCAGCAGGCCATCACCGCCGATCGACTGATGGCCGCACTCGTCGCCGCGTCCACGACCGTCTGTGTCGTGGGATCGCTCTACCTGTCGGGGGAGCCGGGCTGGTTCGGGCTGTCCTTGACCGCGGTGACGGCGCTGGCGCTGTTCCTCCGCTCCAGGCACTTCCGTGGTCGGACACACCGTCGCTGGCTCGTCGGCGGCGGTGCCCTCATCTCGGTGCTCGTGGTCTTCCGGCTCGCGAACCTCGACAACGTGCTGCTCGTGGTGCTCGCGGTGGGCCTGCCGTGCCTGGTGGTTGCCGCGAGCCTGGCCGTCTGGGCGGTGAGCATGCCGGGTCGACGGCTGTCGCCCTACTGGGGCCGGGCCACCGACATCTTCGAGGTGCTCGTCCTGCTGGGCGTCGTGCCTCTCACCCTGGGGGCCGTGGGCGTCTACCGAGCCATCCTCGAGCTGTTCGGGTGA